The Hordeum vulgare subsp. vulgare chromosome 7H, MorexV3_pseudomolecules_assembly, whole genome shotgun sequence DNA window CCTATTCTTAAGTACATGTACAAATATTGTGCTGTTAATGAATGGCTCAGCAGCTCACATTTGCTCCAAGGAATCCCCTTGAAACTAAAATGTTCCACAGCACAAACCAAGCTAGCTAGGGACAGAGAAGAGAGCATGGCACATAAGTTCAATGGAAAGATGGGCACAATAAGCGCAGCAAACATAACACGGTTAACACGCCAACATAGATACCGATGAACTTCAGGTCACATACCATACATAACATGTTGCTAAGATATCACAGGGCCGGGCAGATCCCTGACACAAACTAAGTTGGTAAGTACTAAAAGGCAGAAGGAACCAAGAACTATATAGAAGGCAAAAGGAACCAAGAACTACTCCACTGTTCTTCTTCTTGACCGGAACACAACAAGCTAGCTAACCATCAACCAACCAAACCGGCGTGCAGCGTCAGCCACGGAGCTCGATCACCAGCCGTCGGTGAGATGCACCGTGACCGAGACGGTGTCGCCGATGTTCCAGTAGGAGTCGGGGACGAACAGGAACCCTCGGGCCTGGAAATCCTTAAGCCGCCGGACCAAGGGCGCGGCCCCGGAGCTCAACAGCACGGGCGTATCCGGGGCGCTCCGCCAATGCTTCACCTCCATCTTGTACCTGGCCTCGGCTTTCCCCATGGGGCGAGGGCTCATGCAGACGAGCGACAGCGAGCGCCCGGACAGGACTTCGCCGCCGTTGAGCAGGAGGAAAACTCTGGCCCCGTCGCCGTGCAGGAGCACGCGGAAGGGCATCTTCTTCTCCAGCCTGACGGCGACGCGACGGCTTCCCGTGGGCACGACCACGGCGGACGCGGCGTGGCGGTCGTGTATGTGGTTGTACAGCTGCATGCCGTGGTAGGTGCAGCCGTCGAACGGGCAGTAGTACGGCGTGTACGGGCAGtcctcctcgtggctccgcctCCCTGTGTAGCTGACGATCTCACGGCAGCCGTAACTGGCATAGGTGCAGGGCCTGGTCATGGCCGCCAGGACCTTCTCCAGCGGCCGGCACCGGATGTCGCCGATGGGCTCGGCGCAGAAGCAGATCCGGTCCATGCGGATGCAGCAGGTTCCGCACGCAGGATGCCCATTCTTGCACTAGAACCAAGCAAGACAAAATGCTAATTAGCTGATCAATCGCAACGGAACACATCCAGGTGAAAAAACTGAATACACAAACACACTGGCAGAGTGGCAGTGGCAGGGAGGGGCTAACCATGAAGATCTGATCACCAAAAGGTTCGAAGCAGATCTCGCATCCCAGTCCGTCCGCCTCGACGGTGTAAGCATTGGCGGATTCTTCCACCGTTTCTTCTCCGCGGCCACGGGGCACATCTGGCCTCCCCCCGATTACGGGCGCCGTCCTCGCCTTCTTCGTGCTCTGCTTCATCATCCCTGTGCCATTCATGAGATGCGTACGCAAGAATCAACGAGCAGCACAGAAAAAGCAGGGAGAGGAGAGGATAGCAGAACTCAGCATTAGGCACACCTGCGCGTTGCTTAGCTTAGCTTCACAGCTTCTCACGGAGTAGTGGAGAGTAGAGAGTAGAGACAATGGGTTGGAGGCTTGGGGTTGGGGCTGGAGACATTTATTATCAATCAGTGTATGTGAGATGGAGCAGGGCAAAGACTGGCACGTGCCCTGCTGGTGGCTGCCGTGAGAAGTCCAGCGGACTGGAGGGAGCACCGGTTCGCGTGGCTCCCAGTTCAGAGAGAAAATAATTACACGGCAGACGTTGTCATGTCAGTCAAGTCGTGAGCACCCGAGAGGGCGGGCTAGGGTAGAAAACGGGCTGGAAACCCGAGCCAGCGTGGGATACGTTGCATGCACTGTGTTGTCACATCCTTCTAGCTCGTCGCGTGTGATCTGTGCTCGGCACCGCTGATGCGGTGACGCCTGACCGAGAACAGTGGGCCGACTTCGACATGCTCGATCCATCGGTGGGTCATGGATCTGCGCGCAAGGGCCGGCCGGTTGCATGCAAAGCTTTACGTGGCGAACATCAGCTTAACACTAATAACTGATCTAAAGAGATCCTAAAAGCAGAATAGAGATCGAAATAAAGCAGAGAGGATAACTCGAAGATGTACTGTACAAAATCCACGGCAGGAAAGTAATAGTTGAGGTGGATCCCTAACAACAACCTCAAAGCGCTGATGCACGTGTCTGTTTGGATCGCGATGGAGAGAAAAGTTAATTAAACGTGTCGATTCAAACGGATGTGCGTTCGCTTTTCATCCACGTGTCGATTCATTTTTGATCTATTTTAAACCTGATTTAGGTCGTTGCAGACACGAGACGGACACGCATGCCGCGCGCCAACTACGCTTCGTAACCCGCGAGTGGCAAAGCCTCCATCATTTCCCTCCATTTTCTCCTAAACCCTCCCGCCAGTGCACTCTCGGCGGCTCGTCATGGACGACGACCTCGATCACCCTTGCCTCGTCCAGCATCACTACCGCCCCCTTTGGCAAAGGCAAGTCCGGCGCCCCCCGAAAGACCACCATCGCgcctaagaaggagaagaatctgATGCCTTAGGAGCGGGCCACGGAGTCGGCGAAGATAAAGCGTCAGAGGCACGCGGCAGACGCAGGGGATGAAGCAGCGGTAGGAGGACACTGTCGCCCACGTCGCGGCGGCAACGAGGGAGGCACTATTGTACCTAGGGTTAAACCCTGACCATCACGGGCTCGTCAATGCCGTCGTGGCAGCTGGCAGCACCAGATCATCTCCGTTTCCTCGGATGGTGCTGCCAGAGTCGCTGCGCACGTCCGCGACTCACCCGATTCCCGGCTTCCACGTCTACCTCACCCTGGGCGTTTGGGTACCCGAACCCGCTAATCGAACCCGAACCAAACCGAATTACCTGAAttgtcgggtaattcgggtatcggGTAAGGGTTCGGTTCTCATTTATTGACTATTCAGTTTTCGGGTTAGGGTTCGGGTTCTAGTGTGGAAAACTCAAAATACCCatactacccaaattattcatactgtccaaaattttcatgctattattacactaacttgttacccatcctaactaaaatacccatactatccaagttattcatatcaaaagttgaagtatgctccgaatattttgggtattttgggtacccgaattacccgaaccgaaattttgggtaatttgggttcgggtatttttttgacagaaactattttggttccAATTTTTgaatacccgaattacccataaACCGAACTACCCGAATCGAAATAACAAAAATACCCGAATGCCCACGCTGACGTCTACCCACTAgcctcttgatacgtctccaacgtatctataatttttgatagtttcatgctattatcttgtcaaactttggatgttttgcatgtcttttatatattttctgggactaacttattaactcagtgccaagtgccagttcctgttttttccatgtttttgacccctttcagaggagattttgaaacggagtccaaacggaagaaaatccccgaaaagattttttctggaacggaagaagatcaggaagcttgtgagccaaggcaggggagcctcaggggccccacaagcccccaccccgcggccagggagggaggtcgcgccatccaggcttgtgggccccctggacgccctttgccctgggtctttcgcctatatattcccataaattccagaaaaaatcaggagatcatcgcaatcacttttccgccgtcgcaagcttctgtttccgcaagatcccatctggggcacgtcctggtgccctgccggaggggggattcggacacggaggacttctccatcaacaccatgacctctccgatgatgcgtgagtagttcaccatagacctacgggtccatagctagtaactagatggcttcttctctctcttggatcttcaatacaaagttctccataatcttcatggagatctatccgatttaatcttcttttgcggtgtgtttgtcgagatccgatgaattgtggatttatggtcagattatctatgaatcttatttgagtttcttctgatctctcttatgcatgatttcatatcctcgtaattctcttcgagttgtgggttttgtctggccaactagatctatgattcttgcaatgggagaaatgcttggttttgggttcataccgtgcggtgacctcacccagtgacagaaggggtagcgaggcacgcatcgtgttgttgccatcaagggtaaaaagacggagttttcatcattgatttgagattatccctctacatcatgtcatcttgcttaaagcgttactctgttcgtcatgaactcaatacactagatgcatgctggatagcggtcgatgtgtcgagtaatagtagtagatgcagaaagtatcggtctacttgtctcggacgtgatgcctatatgtatgatcattgccttagatatcgtcatgactttgcgtggttctatcaattgctcgacagtaatttattcacccaccgtgatacttgctattttgagagaagcctctagtgaacactatggcccccagggtctactccacaccgtattttcagccttacactttttacttcgttacactttctgccttcagatctcactttgcaaacaatcttgaagggattgacaacccctttgaagcgttgggtgcaagcttgtttgtgtttgcgcaggtactctggacttgacgagaccctccttctggatcgataccttggttctcaaactgagggaaatacttactgctcctgtgctgcatcaccctttcctcttcaagggaaaaaccaatgcaagtccagcctctgtcaacgtgtcaatttctggcgctgttgtctgtgggatagcagaagaatttttggcgccgttgctggggaggaagatcaagtcaagaactcatccaagtaggtgtcgcaaactcatctcttgcatttactttgtttgccaattggctctcgttttcctctcccccacttcaccaatttgcctttttcgttcgccttttcgttcgccctttttctcgcctcctctttgttttcttgtgtgcttgcttgcttgctgaa harbors:
- the LOC123407743 gene encoding E3 ubiquitin-protein ligase SINA-like 10 isoform X2, yielding MMKQSTKKARTAPVIGGRPDVPRGRGEETVEESANAYTVEADGLGCEICFEPFGDQIFMCKNGHPACGTCCIRMDRICFCAEPIGDIRCRPLEKVLAAMTRPCTYASYGCREIVSYTGRRSHEEDCPYTPYYCPFDGCTYHGMQLYNHIHDRHAASAVVVPTGSRRVAVRLEKKMPFRVLLHGDGARVFLLLNGGEVLSGRSLSLVCMSPRPMGKAEARYKMEVKHWRSAPDTPVLLSSGAAPLVRRLKDFQARGFLFVPDSYWNIGDTVSVTVHLTDGW
- the LOC123407743 gene encoding E3 ubiquitin-protein ligase SINA-like 10 isoform X1, which translates into the protein MNGTGMMKQSTKKARTAPVIGGRPDVPRGRGEETVEESANAYTVEADGLGCEICFEPFGDQIFMCKNGHPACGTCCIRMDRICFCAEPIGDIRCRPLEKVLAAMTRPCTYASYGCREIVSYTGRRSHEEDCPYTPYYCPFDGCTYHGMQLYNHIHDRHAASAVVVPTGSRRVAVRLEKKMPFRVLLHGDGARVFLLLNGGEVLSGRSLSLVCMSPRPMGKAEARYKMEVKHWRSAPDTPVLLSSGAAPLVRRLKDFQARGFLFVPDSYWNIGDTVSVTVHLTDGW